In Vanessa atalanta chromosome 17, ilVanAtal1.2, whole genome shotgun sequence, one DNA window encodes the following:
- the LOC125070341 gene encoding pentatricopeptide repeat-containing protein 2, mitochondrial-like, whose product MSLFYNSLSRIAPNHGIRLMLTLRGFHTTQVHQLYALSSLGIDGYLQTRKKIREQFSNFSDKFRIKMQEFALDSKNMIFTEDLKNMVHIAEPTDLDLVVNMVKKFNTQKTEFRFGSFVFGPIVMRMFHFLDAPNEAIKCFEDPDNDGFFDQLVSYQILLDLLYNHQMYDKMYNVFERVQEKQLNMSKFPKYPVVLIMAACYKQNTPQSFEYAKKLWGEMITVGSTPLRRTATLMAALALNQGAPHVAMESVALQKQHYITIRNIRVLALAQLGRVDEAMPILRGVLDVDRPDQKDKHTFFEETIAKIREAVKMTDNKDVQREYESIEKALQDRHLIDNQTLDQLITSDINVKTDKPNLPRGMPRMPYGMRQKNRNMP is encoded by the exons atgtctttgttttataattcgttATCAAGAATAGCACCAAATCATGGCATTCGCTTAATGCTTACATTAAGAGGTTTTCATACTACTCAAG TACACCAATTGTACGCATTATCATCGTTGGGGATAGATGGGTATTTGCAAACCAGGAAAAAGATTAGAGAgcaattttcaaatttttctgATAAATTTAGGATAAAAATGCAAGAGTTTGCATTAGATTCTAAAAACATGATATTCactgaagatttaaaaaatatggtacATATCGCAGAGCCGACAGATTTGGACTTAGTTGTAAATATGGTTAAAAA gttCAACACGCAAAAGACAGAGTTTAGATTTGGTTCATTTGTTTTTGGTCCTATAGTTATGAGAATGTTCCATTTTCTTGATGCACCTAATGAAGCaattaag TGTTTTGAAGATCCGGATAATGATGGTTTTTTTGATCAGCTGGTATCATATCAGATATTACTTGACTTACTCTACAACCATCAAATGTATGATAAGATGTACAATGTGTTTGAAAGGGTAcaagaaaaacaattgaatatgtCCAAGTTCCCCAAATATCCAGTTGTTTTAATAATGGCAGCTTGCTACAAACag AATACACCCCAGAGTTTTGAGTATGCAAAGAAATTGTGGGGAGAAATGATCACTGTAGGCTCCACACCGTTAAGAAGAACTGCAACGCTTATGGCtg caTTGGCTTTAAATCAAGGAGCACCTCATGTAGCAATGGAGTCAGTAGCATTACAGAAACaacattatattactattaGGAATATTCGA GTTTTGGCATTGGCACAACTAGGACGAGTTGACGAAGCTATGCCAATATTGAGGGGAGTTTTGGATGTTGACCGTCCAGATCAGAAAGACAAACATACATTCTTTGAAGAAACA ATTGCGAAAATACGCGAAGCGGTAAAAATGACAGATAATAAGGATGTTCAACGAGAATATGAAAGTATTGAAAAAGCCCTTCAAGATCGTCATTTAATCGATAATCAG ACATTAGATCAGCTAATTACATccgatataaatgttaaaacggATAAG
- the LOC125070303 gene encoding serine/threonine-protein kinase PRP4 homolog, producing MAERHGKYHSTRYSKTSSRRRSKDDNKCRPYESKTPPLPHRRTSIQELMKERETIRKELKHIAKLKTETQKEIRENYKKRKCEKPNDQTHNEKHHRDYIKNKKPKNDVIVKKTSPENSQDYAQLDSEDEEHIIEQRRQQRKQLLEQLHTSVEKTDNASCEENANNEIKDLHLHKSQKSLTINQTKSAKDVTDMFSEEDFVPKNDTDNVKQDNRKESSKLNDNWDDVEGYYNIKVGDIINNNQYTIKALLGQGVFANVVKAQDSNSSNEVAIKIVRNNDLMYKTGLKEVEVLKEINDADPESKYHCVKFYSNFMHKGHLCLVLEPLHMDLRSILKKYGRHHGINIKALMSYSRQLLLSLRLLKKIGIIHADIKPDNILVNEKKNILKLCDFGSATKINDNEPTPYLVSRFYRAPEIILGIPYKHGVDVWSTACTIYEMSTGKILFTGSSNNKMLKCFMDLKGKIPSRVVRKGKFKDQHFNYNNNFLLHKKDEFTGREKVVEITNITMSRDLYKELKKSSLNPPTGEEKKIIQLKDLLEKMLILDSNQRLSVTDCLKHPFIQDELQK from the coding sequence ATGGCTGAAAGGCATGGTAAATATCATTCCACAAGATATTCTAAGACCAGCAGCAGAAGAAGAAGCAAAGATGATAACAAATGTCGACCATATGAAAGTAAAACTCCCCCACTACCTCACAGACGCACCAGCATACAAGAACTGATGAAGGAACGAGAAACAATTAGAAAAGAACTCAAACATATAGCAAAGCTTAAAACTGAAACTCAAAAAGAAATCAgagaaaactataaaaaacgTAAATGTGAAAAACCTAATGATCAAACTCACAATGAAAAGCATCACagagattatataaaaaataaaaaacctaaaaatgaTGTAATAGTAAAGAAAACATCACCTGAAAATAGTCAAGATTATGCCCAGTTAGATTCTGAGGACGAAGAACATATAATTGAGCAGAGAAGACAACAACGGAAGCAATTATTAGAACAACTACACACGTCAGTGGAAAAAACAGATAACGCATCCTGTGAGGAAAATGCCAACAATGAAATCAAGGATCTCCATTTACATAAAAGTCAAAAGAGTCTAACAATAAACCAAACAAAATCAGCAAAAGATGTAACGGACATGTTTTCAGAAGAGGACTTTGTTCCAAAAAATGATACAGATAATGTTAAACAGGACAATAGGAAAGAAAGTTCAAAGTTAAATGATAATTGGGACGATGTTGAAGGTTATTACAATATCAAAGTcggagatattataaataacaatcaatacACAATAAAGGCATTGCTCGGACAAGGAGTTTTTGCAAATGTTGTTAAAGCACAAGATAGTAATAGCAGTAATGAGGTTGCAATAAAAATTGTCAGAAACAATGATCTGATGTACAAAACTGGTTTAAAAGAAGTGGaggtattaaaagaaataaatgacGCTGATCCTGAAAGTAAATACCATTGtgtgaaattttattcaaatttcatgCATAAAGGACATCTTTGTCTGGTACTTGAACCTCTTCATATGGATCTGCGAAGTATTCTGAAGAAATATGGCCGACACCATGGAATTAATATAAAGGCATTGATGAGTTACAGCAGACAGTTACTTCTGTCTTTGAGACTCTTAAAAAAGATTGGTATTATACATGCTGATATAAAACCtgataacattttagttaatgagaagaaaaatattttaaaactgtgcGATTTTGGGTCtgctacaaaaataaatgacaatgaGCCAACTCCTTACTTGGTCTCTAGGTTCTACAGAGCACCTGAAATAATATTGGGTATACCTTACAAGCATGGTGTGGATGTGTGGTCGACGGCCTGCACCATCTATGAAATGTCTACTGGAAAGATACTGTTCACTGGGAGttccaataataaaatgttaaaatgtttcATGGACTTAAAGGGCAAAATACCAAGTAGAGTTGTAAGGAAAGGAAAATTTAAGgatcaacattttaattacaacaacaattttcttttacaCAAAAAAGATGAATTCACGGGAAGAGAAAAAGTTgtagaaataactaacattacAATGTCAAGAGATTTGTATAAAGAATTAAAGAAAAGTTCGTTAAACCCACCAACTGGTgaagaaaaaaagataatacaGTTAAAAGACTTACtggaaaaaatgttaatattggaTTCCAATCAAAGACTATCCGTTACAGACTGTTTAAAACATCCATTTATACAAGACGAATTACAAAAATGA